One Apis cerana isolate GH-2021 linkage group LG16, AcerK_1.0, whole genome shotgun sequence DNA segment encodes these proteins:
- the LOC108000498 gene encoding A disintegrin and metalloproteinase with thrombospondin motifs 3-like: MTQSKLPSFLLTTWLLLGTIATKSRMGEFLHSLQEYEIVYPRVISNENGRGRRSTRESLEPMLLEISNWTLRTVVNDRFLFSSNFTVDWVKRGKRRLEDHEKARCDLRRGSLEGDESSFVVVTICEEDVYAMMLTGQKSFFVQPLTNGEHVMFQSKQARWWSTRENLGDDVIVAEKSKKERKDKKSKRRRRESLNHDVQTFYNLSGDIFDVEYPEAEKLILYDEKDEVSAEYNDTSVEELPIDVNSEEIGHFSGPKWQRNKISRRKQGSKESPPRWLELGIAADYSVIDFHGIRVQQYILALLNIVSAIYMDPSLDSNMVLVIVRMILYAEKRDGMVRRGDARRSLENVNKWNRKMLSSADVNHDVAVWLTRLDIGGPSGYAPVSGVCDPSRSCALNRDEGLTSAFIIAHEVAHILGLTHDGDEMTGNACKEEGSRGSVMAPMVAATFHHFYWSACSKKEFHRRVRRWSCLLNKPRHDSLGQLRTTVRETFTMDEQCRMEFGEGYEHCKTFDIEEPCSRLWCGNSNISESCKTKKGPPLEGTLCGTSKWCIKGRCVSTNRKNFDFGVILNKPRNGGWSGWASWSKCSRTCGVGVQCRTRKCNKPLPAYGGKYCSGPSDDCRVCDLPMCLTSIDLRAQQCTKLANILYLERFDSTSDVTWLPHASNQENLRCRLVCRSKETDEIFYTRKHLIDGTPCSYGSTDICIQGECHEMGCDHVLGSKKVFDLCGVCDGDNSSCENIVTKFHRKLRREVTRVAIIPREAYNLYMNITIAGSPHFHRDNLTIVIGDGRRRRNVQENLASRKRDITIVQGAAFRVQKRGNNTYSIEANGTTFEDVVILLIVAKNTIHQGISTTVSLRYFLNRDERSAKDRYVWLFGGWSFCSASCGGGTRQKMIVCKDEKTGRIVSRRKCPLTTKPSQEIEKCNVFSCTFKWIPGPWETCSTTCGKFGLQLRQLYCIHSGFNGTEINRNNEIEVYRTMVQSSICQSSPMPTSTRECNRIPCPGRWIFTDWSSCSKKNGKGIQSRIARCIPPENESFYNCDGPTVKTEIRSCTGHVTRAIEFPSRCLRDKNRFCSIPSLKRYCNVVAFRKRCCRSCENFDSSNSFDREHRMLQT; this comes from the exons ATGACGCAATCGAAACTTCCGAGTTTTCTGCTCACCACATGGCTGCTGCTCGGCACAATAGCGACGAAATCAAGAATGGGAGAGTTTCTACACAGTTTGCAAGAATACGAGATCGTTTATCCTCGAGTGATCTCGAATGAGAACGGTAGAGGAAGGAGATCGACTCGAGAAAGTTTGGAACCGATGCTCCTCGAGATCAGCAATTGGACATTGAGAACCGTAGTCAACGAtcgtttcctcttctcttcaaATTTCACCGTGGATTGGGTGAAACGCGGAAAAAGGAGGTTAGAGGATCACGAAAAGGCAAGATGCGATTTACGACGGGGAAGTTTGGAAGGTGACGAGAGTTCTTTCGTCGTGGTTACTATCTGTGAGGAGGACGTGTATGCTATGATGTTGACTGGTCAAAAATCGTTCTTCGTGCAACCATTGACGAACGGTGAACACGTTATGTTCCAGTCGAAGCAGGCTAGATGGTGGTCGACGAGAGAAAATTTGGGTGACGATGTTATCGTTGCAG agaaatcgaagaaagaaagaaaagataaaaaatcgaaGCGAAGAAGACGGGAATCGTTGAATCACGATGTTCAGACATTTTACAATCTTTCCGGTGACATATTTGACGTGGAGTATCCAGAAgctgagaaattaattttatacgatgAGAAAGACGAAGTATCTGCAGAGTATAACGATACCAGTGTGGAAGAATTACCGATTGACGTAAATTCTGAGGAGATTGGACATTTTTCTGGGCCCAAATGgcaaagaaacaaaatatcga GGAGAAAACAAGGCAGTAAAGAATCGCCGCCACGATGGTTGGAGCTTGGAATAGCTGCAGATTATTCTGTGATCGATTTTCACGGAATTCGAGTACAACAATATATCTTGGCACTTTTGAACATC GTCAGCGCGATTTATATGGACCCATCTCTCGATTCGAATATGGTTCTAGTGATCGTGCGAATGATTTTATACGCGGAGAAAAGAGATGGAATG gTTCGCCGTGGTGACGCCAGACGTTCTCTCGAAAAcgtaaataaatggaatagaaaaatgttatCCTCGGCAGATGTAAATCATGATGTTGCAGTATGGCTGACACGGTTGGATATAGGAGGCCCTTCCGGGTACGCACCTGTGTCGGGGGTATGCGATCCCTCCAGATCATGCGCTTTGAATCGAGACGAGGGTTTGACCAGTGCTTTTATCATAGCGCATGAGGTGGCACACAT TCTAGGCTTGACTCACGACGGGGACGAGATGACTGGAAACGCTTGCAAAGAAGAGGGATCTCGAGGAAGCGTGATGGCGCCCATGGTCGCGGCCACGTTCCACCACTTCTACTGGTCCGCCTGTTCCAAAAAGGAATTCCATCGAAGAGTGAG ACGGTGGTCCTGTTTGCTGAACAAACCGAGACACGATAGCCTAGGCCAATTAAGAACAACTGTTCGGGAAACGTTCACCATGGACGAGCAATGTCGCATGGAATTTGGCGAAGG TTACGAGCATTGCAAAACTTTTGACATCGAGGAACCATGCTCCCGTTTATGGTGTGGCAACAGCAATATTTCTGAGTCTTGCAAGACAAAGAAGGGACCGCCGTTGGAAGGCACGTTGTGTGGAACCTCGaag TGGTGCATAAAGGGTCGATGCGTATCGACGAATAGAAAAAACTTCGATTTTGGCGTGATACTGAATAAACCTAGAAACGGAGGCTGGAGCGGGTGGGCCTCCTGGAGCAAGTGTTCCAGAACCTGTGGAGTAGGAGTACAGTGTCGAACGCGAAAGTGCAACAAGCCTCT gcCAGCCTACGGTGGAAAATACTGTTCAGGCCCCAGCGACGATTGTAGGGTATGCGATTTGCCAATGTGTCTAACCTCGATCGATCTCAGAGCTCAACAGTGCACCAAATTGGCCAATATTCTTTATCTCGAGAGATTCGATTCCACTAGCGACGTAACCTGGTTACCTCACGCCTCCAATCAGGAGAATCTGAGATGTCGATTGGTTTGCAGGAGTAAAGAGACGGACGAGATATTTTACACGAGAAAGCATTTGATCGATGGCACCCCATGCTCTTACGGATCGacagatatatgtatacag gGCGAGTGCCATGAAATGGGATGCGATCACGTTTTAGGATCGAAGAAAGTGTTCGATCTATGCGGTGTATGCGATGGTGATAATTCGAGCTGCGAAAATATCGTCACCAAGTTCCATCGGAAGCTTCGACGAG aaGTAACACGAGTCGCTATAATACCACGAGAGGCGTACAATTTGTATATGAACATCACAATAGCTGGATCTCCGCACTTCCACAGAGATAACTTGACAATCGTGATTGGTGATGGCAGGAGAAGACGAAACGTTCAGGAGAATTTAGCTTCTCGAAAGCGAGATATAACGATCGTTCAAGGTGCTGCCTTTCGAGTTCAGAAACGTGGTAATAACACGTATTCCATAGAGGCGAATGGTACTACGTTTGAAGATGTCGTCATTTTG CTTATAGTAGCAAAGAATACGATACATCAAGGAATCTCGACTACGGTTTCCTTGAGATATTTCTTAAATCGCGATGAAAGGAGCGCTAAGGATAGATACGTATGGCTATTCGGTGGTTGGAGCTTTTGTTCGGCCAGTTGCGGTGGTGGAACCCGTCAGAAAATGATAGTCTGCAAGGATGAGAAAACAGGGAGAATAGTGTCGCGAAGAAAATGCCCGCTGACGACCAAACCGAGTCAAGAGATAGAGAAATGCAACGTCTTTAG TTGTACCTTCAAATGGATACCAGGCCCATGGGAAACATGTTCAACTACGTGTGGAAAATTTGGCCTACAATTACGACAGCTTTATTGCATTCATTCGGGTTTCAATGGAACAGAAATAAATAGGAATAACGAAATAGAAGTGTACAGAACGATGGTACAATCATCCATATGCCAATCGAGCCCTATGCCTACGAGTACCAGAGAATGTAACAGGATTCCTTGCCCTGGACGTTGGATTTTTACAGACTGGTCCTcg tgCTCGAAGAAAAATGGGAAAGGTATACAGTCGCGAATAGCCAGATGCATTCCTCCAGAGAACGAATCGTTTTACAATTGCGACGGTCCAACCGTAAAAACGGAAATCCGTTCTTGCACCGGTCACGTGACCAGAGCTATCGAATTTCCATCTCGCTGCCTCAGAGACAAGAATCGATTCTGCTCCATACCGAGTTTGAAACGATACTGCAACGTAGTTGCTTTTAGAAAAAGGTGTTGCCGTTCTTgcgaaaattttgattcgtcGAATTCTTTCGATCGGGAACACCGCATGTTGCAAACTtga